ACCATGGGGGTGgctcttaacttttttttctccatATAAATGTacttaaaatgaaaatacaCCTAAATGAACTATTAAAGTGGCTTTTAGAAAATAGGAGGGATATTGAAATAATTTCATACAGAAAGGAAAATGTtcttacaaaaaattcaaaggtTTAAATATTGCCAACTCTATCGacatatatttaaataatatttagtCACTGAAAATTTAATTATCCATATTACGATTAGGGAATAAGAATAGTTTGAACAATAGCTTTTCAACTTAATTGCAATGCAGAGGAATCGCACCACATCCATGAATGCAATGAAACTCTTGAACATTTAGATACCGTTGGTGGGTAGAGAGAACTATATATGTGGATTAGAGCTCCGAGTGGAACACCATCATTTAGACAAGACAATGGTTTTGACCGCGTCTTTTGTggccaagaaagagaagatatGAAGGATGATGGTATCGGGCAATTGACTGATGTAATCCACTGAGCTTCGGGTTTCATCCCGACCGGAAGGACGAGGTGATCGTGGACGGGGACGTTTTCCAGTTGAATTGGCAGACAATTCGATCCGGGCCTTGTATGGAGGATTCTTCGAGCTTTTTGCCTGTGGCCCCCGACGGCGATGGAGCCAAAAATTAGGCCTTATTCGCATTTTTCCCAAAGCTTTAATCCGAACAGAGACTAGACCCACAAACTCTTCTTATTtatcttcaaaattcaaaaaagaaagatatctAACCTTTGgataaaaatggaaataaatttAGATAGTTTCAGATAAAATTCTCAAGAGCCTATGAAAATTATTAAGCAACTAtcatatccttttctttttggtaattttcctttttcacaatATTTGTActtattccttttcttgttttggatTATTGTGGCCGTGGCATGAGCCCACACGAGGGCCATGTTAATGTACCTGCCACACCTATtattcttaaaatttaaaatactcCAAAAGAAAGTATCATGatgctttttcaaaaataagagtCAATGAAGTAATCTTTTCACAAATAAGtcatatatttattaattattcaaGTATTTTAATGCCGCGGATTCTATCAACATAAACTTAGAGCTAAAATAAgctataaaaatatatataataattgaaatatattcaaatcacttgaatttttttttttttggcaaaaagttctaaaaGAATTCACTCAACCTTCTTCATAGCGGACTTCAACTTTTGCAAGCCATCGAAGGCAATTGTTCcgctcttttgtttcttttacttttccctCTTTAGTACTTTTccgtaaatttattttatttttcaagctATTGTGGCTGTGACATGAATACCACATGTTAGTCCCCTTAACTTTGTTGTCATatcaatattttccaaatcaaaaaaatttaaaacatattATCTTCCAGAATAAGAGGGATattgaagaatttattttttcaaaaataagttgtgaaattacaaattatggaAGCATTTTTATATGGCAACTTCTATCTATAGATTTAACCTAACAGTATAAATATCATTATAATTAGAGtataaaaatttgaaggatTATTAAGATATGTGTAAATGCTAAGAAAGAGTAATTTTtaacaaatcatgaaaaaatgtGATTCGTCTGACATAGTTGGTCaagaatttttgtattttatgaCCATTGTGCAAAGAGGGTAACTATCTctacccttttcattttgattaatttctCTTTGtaatgttttcaatttatttttatttattagagcTAGTttatcctttttaatttttttttttttttataatctcttTGGCAACGGCTGAATACTATCgttaccttttttctttctaatggtTTACCCTTCCTAGTACTTTAGCCCAGTTTCACATATCAAGCTCAAGCCCATTTAAATATAGCCTCAAGTCCACCACAGTTACAATAAGCCCAAAGGCACCAAAGCCCGCCCAAAAAACCTAATTCTCCGTTTTTGTTCTCTCTTCCTACGCCCGGTCTGCATCACCAGGAAGAACAGAAAATGGACTTTGCAAGGCCGAAGCTCGCCAAACCAGAATATCGGCAAACAAAGCGATAAAATAAAGGCGCACAAAGTGGAAGATAGCTGTAGGGATCCATCAAAACGCATTTGACGAGCGACGGTCACCGACGATGGACTGAAAACCAAAAGCAATCGCACGAAGTTCATTTAGGCATTTCGTTGTAACATGTGGTAGGCACCGTCCGGAAGGAAAACCGAGCCGATTATGGCCCAAGTTTGCAACGACGTTCGGCACGGACAGTAAATGGACACGTGATGGCGACCGGGAGGCTCACCGATGCTCGAAATCGAGCACGGGCGTGCACCAATGAATCGTGGCCTCGGTTGGCCGAGACAAGGACCAATGGGGTACTAAAAGGAGTGCTGGTGGGGGTCCCTACCAAGCTCGGTGGCGCGGACGGCGGACAAGCATAATAGATCGGGCTATGTCCGCTCGCCTTGCACACCTGAAATCGGATCGCGCAAGGTCAACCCggcctctttttccttttccccttccCCGCCTAGGCCAATCCATTTTCCCTCTTCCCGCATGGGCCAgcccctttcttttttatctttttcccttCCCCGGCCCAGCCCTCTTgttttccttccctttcctcCCCGTCCTTTGGCATTTGCTCCAACAACACGGAACGGAGGTCGGTGGCGAGCAAGGCAAATGGGGCAGCCCAATTGAAGTTGGTCGTCGGACTAGACTAGGCCAGCAAGGTAGCGGCAATGGGCAAAGGGCGAGAGAGTCTTTCGGCGACTTGACTACACCTAAGCCATGTCTAACGACCTCTGGCTGATGCCTTGAGCTCATGCTTTCCTCTTTCTTGGtaaaattcatttgtttttgGTTTGCCTTTGTCGCGACCTTCCCTCGAGGTGCATCACTTAGGGTTCGATTAATAGATttttaagcctaaacttaattTGGGCTCTCCTAAAATCATGGCAATTTGctacttaggttcaagtttttaccATGTAAATGATTTATAATAAGAGTCATcactaattagtttatggtgggtcgattagaaaatcaaataaaataatcagtgatttactttactcttgcgaataataaaatttgggtATGGAAACTTGGTTACATTAGTTTATTCTAATGCTCTTTCAATACTATTCATTATATATATAGCAAGCAGCttacatatattttattatttcctaataTATTAGATGATCATGCGGGATTATGGTGAGAGCTTATTGGCCTTTGCCTCTGATTAGCGAGGGTTGTCACTCGTTGAAGACCCCACCAACCATGGCCAATGGCTCACTGGTGATGGGGCAGTGTCCATAAGGCAGGAGAGCTAGCCTAGCCTTCGTACTcagtttattattattatttttttaaagttttatccttttttcttttttgagtttgtgtttttttatagaaaaaactaaataaggaaaaaagaaagaaaaggggaaagaaaataaaaagaatttaaatgatggAAGTGCTCTTGATCAACCGATGAGTTCGAACGATTTTTTTAGACTAACATGGTCATTccaagcctttatttgaaataaaatcaactccatatccttatttgaaaaaaatgagagtAGTTCATGTccttatctaaaaaaaaaattcacttcagacatttatttgagaaaatgataatacttcatacccttatttgaaaattgccCTAGATATTATAATAAATGTCATAATAATTCTTGACTAATTTATAAACACCAGGAGTTATGATATGGTTCTACTAAATATTGTTTACGATTGCAAGTAAATAATAAGTGACATATCTTTATAATATGAAGAATCGATATTATGATATTAGGATTTAatcatcataaaattaaaattgattaaaaagagTTTCAAACTTGCGGATGGTTGTTCTTAAATTGTTCGGTGAATCGATTATAAAGAAtcttattttgcatttattattttagtttattttagtCTATTCCTGCTATTTCATTTTGCAAATCAAAGGCTCAGGGTTCGCTCTCTCCCTAATTGAAAAATAGGGAAGAGCCGACACAAccaaaattagaattttattaTCCTAAATGTTTGATGAACATGCATttgttaaggaaaaaaataaaagaaaatactgaCCAAATTAGCATAACACGTAAGTCAATTacttaatttactttttttctctaagCATAAATTTTAATTGTAGTCCTCCACCTCTTTTCTCACATCGAAATCTTCTAATTTGTTTttgcaataatttttatttagtcaTGCATGATAAAGAactggaaagagaaaagtttcgataaaaaaaaaaattcagcaacAAGAtaggaaaatatataaaaaaaaaaatggaaggatAAGGCAGTGTGTTTTAAAAAGGATAGGAAATCGGATCGAATAAAAAACAAGATAGATTACAAATTGTATCCATAACTAATTGATTGCTCGtctagaaaaaaatgaaaatgaaaaatccttGGAAACCTCAAGGGAACATCGGCagaaaccctagaatttcaaatccATGGCGACGCACTCCGTCCACCGGGAATCCTCCGGCGACCGTCCAAATCGCGCCAAAGGAAACCGACCTTCTCCTCCTTTGAGCCCAGGGATCTCATCAGCGCCTTGCCGGACGCCGTGATCCACCACATCTTCTCGTTTCTGCCCCTCAAAGACGTCATCAAGACCAGCGTCCTCTCCAAGCGCTGGCGTTGCACTTGGACGTCCACCACCCACCTCGCATTCAATGGAGTCCGGCCTCGCAATCACGACGCCTCCTCCTTCGACTTCCCGTCCCTCGTCGACAGCGTCCCCGAGGCGTGCACCTCGCCCACGGTGAAGAAATTCCACGTCACCGACTTACAGTACCATGAGGCCGACCGCCCCAAGGTTGACCGCTGGCTCCACTTTGTGGCGGGGCGCCGGGTGGAGGATCTCTGCCTGTCTCTCATCACCGAGATGCGGTCTATGTATATTCTGCCACCGTCCTTGTATTGCTGGAGCTGGTTGGTGCGCCTCGAAGTCAGTTTGTGTCGTTTCTCGTGGGACCTGACTGTCAGCTGGCCTTGTCTTAAGGTCTTGTCTATGGAATATGCGGAGTTGAGTGATGATTTCCTCCGGCGAATCTTGAGGGGAAGTCCTGTTTTAGAGTCCCTCGAGCTGCGGCAAAGTGTTGGCGCATAAAGAACGTTATAATAGATTCAACAAGTGTGAAAGACTTGCTACTCATTGGCGCCGATAACTTTCTCTTGGAGAAAATTTGGGCCCCGCATTTGCTGTCATTGCGTGTATAGGGATGTGGAAGCGCCGTATATTCACACTTGATGATGTATCTTCTTTGGTTAAAGCTGACTTAGTTTTTTCCATTCGAACTTTTTCGCCGAGTGATAAGAGCATGTGTTATGACGTCATGAAAGAACTTTTTGAGAAGGTGCACGAGTTCCTATTATCACCATTGGTGGCTGGTGTTTGAAGGTACAAGTTCAATGATTTTACCACATGCTCGGGTTGGGTTGAATGGTGTCTGTAGTGTTTGGCAATGTTTGTTGCCCGGGCCAAGTAACCTCGGCTTTTTATGGCATTCTAGTATTTCATCACGGAATCATAGACAAATATAGGATGATGTCTATTGTTGACTGGGAGCTCGTTCCCTCCTATTAATTTCCAATAAATGGATCTAGGATGACTCAAATTTTGGGACAATGAATGTTCACTAGATAGGATATCAATGCAACGATCTTAGACGCATgatttttacaagaaaaatacattaAGAGATTATAGGAATAAGGGACCTAGTCACCATAGGTTCACAGGACCGGTCATACTATCTCATCACTATAGGCTGTTGTTCCATAATCATCTCATATAAtggcaatggattgatggataGAGTCACTTGAGGTTGTTTTCTCATGTGACCAACTACTAGAATTTTCAAATCCTTCAAAGATCACAAGTTTATACAAGAAGCATATGTAAATAGTCTTAAACAAATGATCTTTTTCATTTCTGCTTGTAGTATCCTTATTGGTTTTTTCTTAATTGGGAGACAAGGTCAATGGATAACATATTTGGATGGAATGTAGTTTTgttattctttattaatttcttatacaAGAAGCATATGTAAATAGTCTTAAACaaattatctttttcatttctgcTTGTAGTATCCTTATTGGTTTTTTCTTAATTGGGAGACAAGGTCAATGGAATACATATTTGGATGGAATGTAGTTTTgttattctttattaatttcttatacaAGAAGCATATGTAAATAGTCTTAAACAAgttatctttttcatttctgcACTAAAGAACTAGTATCCTTATTGGTTTTTTCTTAATTGGGAGACAAGGTCAATGGATAACATATTTGGATGGAATGTAGTTTTgttattctttattaattttagaCAGGAAAAACTACTAATGAAATTTTCGTTGTTGCTTGCTCAATGTGCTTAGGTTTTGTCCTTTTCGAGATGAAAGGAGTGCCATCTCCATTGTCAAAATGTCGAATCTAACACTACACACACCCCCCCTCAAAGGGACCTTCCTGGATAGCATACATGCTGGGAAGTTCGAGCTCCTGGAAAAATTAACCATACACCTGAATGGCTTACACGTATTCAAGGTTTGTTCCTTTGCTATACTATCTTCAGTTCGCTTCTTGTGTTGGCTTCCATTTTCAATGAATGTTTGAATGGTGagtaaaaattttagaattacatAAAGATTATCAATCTCAAACTCTTATTTGTTACCGTAATTGAAATTTGCTTGTAACTTGGTCAGTCTACTCAACATCTGTGCATGGCCACTTAAAGATGTTTTAGTTCATGTCCTAAAATAATTGTAGCATTATACTGGAGGTTATTTTGCTGCCATGCAGCGTTGGGATCTTGAACTTATACTTGAATGATGAGCATCTAGAACGAGAGATATTTTATTGTGTGGGCGCGTTTAAGAGTTCAAATTCATTAACActcaaaataaagtaaaactaaCTAGCATCTGTGGTGGACAaacgaaagtttttttttttttgaaacttcaGTGAGGCAGTAAGTTTCTTAAATGGGGTATAATTGTGCAGTATATGCTTGACAAAGAATGGAAAGACCATTTTAACTATGATGAAGAAGATTTTTTATGTTCACGGAAGGGGAATTTTCAATGTTTGGAGAAACATCTCAAGAGCATTGAGATCATCGGTTTCAAAGCTAATAATTTTGGATTGAAACATCTGCACGCCCTTATTAAGTTTCTTCTTGGGGAAACACTTGTGCTGGAGAAGATGATTATCAAGGCTGATTTGCACTCACGAAAGGGACAGAAAAATCATCAAGCCGCTGTTCTTTCGAAACTATTTGGTGTCAGTCGAAATGTGCTCAGCTATCAAAGAGCTTCCAAAAATGCTGAAGTTATCTTCGATTATCCTTTCTAATTGGCGTCCTTGGTGGATTCTTGTTAATCACATGTCAATGCTACGTTGCTCTAGGCACTACATTGCTCATTCTTGTTCACACTCTTTTGACAGTAAAATTACATGAGCTATGACAATATTAGTTTAGCTGTAAATATGAACCTCTTAAGGAAAGAGGTTAATGGTAGTGTCTTGAATTATCGACATATGAAAGGTTGTTTTGGTTACGATATTCCTCAGCCTTCTCTTCTTCTACAGGCAAAATAGAAAACTTAGAGGTATCATATTTCTGCAACTTTGAAAGATTAAGCAAATCCTGACTATAATGATCTGCATTTTGAAATCTTCGCGTATCTACTTGTTACTGCATAGACAGCATTAGAGTTTGATTTTAGTTTCAGCACGACCCCTTGTTTCCAAGTGAAGCGACTACTTGCACTATTCAAAAACTTATGAGCTCCTTCACTCGTGTTTGATTCAAATAACACAAACTTCAAGTACTTTTCTGTCTAAGTTaaattaaaactcaaattttaacataacctttttttttttttgtggtctaaTTGGGTTTGAGGTGATTTTTTTCCCAACAAAAAGGTTTGCGGATAGAACTAGACCACATTTCACGATTcgatttagtttaattttttgaaaaccaaaacaaacTGGGAAATCCAACGACAGGACATGCTacttttttcagtttttattaTATGTCATTAAGATTTGAAATGGCTTAGATTTTTAAATCCAAAGTAGCtggattttaattattaattttcaataattatgtGTCTATGaggatctcttttttttttttttttttttaatgagaatacTGACTTTTTGTTCGAGCAATGCCATCTTTGGTGAACTTGTAGGTTCGTGATCAGCAATGAAGAgtgcataaaaagaaatgaagatttTACCAATAAGTTTCGGCTCAATTCGAAACATAACTTGCTTTCACTTTAGTAAAATTTGGGTCAAAGCAAGCATGCATGTCAATGGGTAGATTCAAGGGTAAGAACCTAACATCCCCTACTAGTCCTTATGTAACCCTTGAAGCCTTTAATTTAGTTTCATGCCAATATTATGCTTAGTTTTTCCATAATTTAATGAAGTGCATGCTAGGTACATAAGCAACCATACTTGGATTAAgttatcaaatattaaattaccCAATTAAACGAAagttatattataagataaataaattattaaactTAAATAATCTAGATGTTAATtaccataattaattaatgtgatTTTATTATACTTgatcaataataaatttattgcacagaCTATTAACAATTCATGATTTGTATGgttgcacattttttttttttttttgatagctTGACTAACTTATAATCACCCGAAATAATTATATAGTTCTATTAATTACTGTTTATGATTATCATTAGGTGTGAGTAAACTGTAAGTTACATATCAAATTTATAATGAAATAAATGATAATATGATATTAAGATTTAATTATTATGTAATTAAAACTGATTAAAAAGAGTTTCAAGCTTGCGGATGTTATTTTTAGATTATCctattaattgaataaaaagaatcttttccGTGCTTATTCTAATGTAGTTTATTTTCATGAGATTATTATTTAATCCCCTGTTATTTCTGTTTGCAAATCAAAATGCTTGATAAAGAACCCGGAAGAGAAAAAGTTCGATAAAGAATTGTGACTTTTTAGGattggttttgttttgaataaaaatatttcttttgataaaaaaaaagaaaggaaatcagATCTAATAGaaagtaaaggaaaaagaaattggaaaaatccTTGGAAACCTGGGGAACATCGgcgaaaccctagaatttcaatACATGGCAGCGCCCTACGTCCACGGCGCTGCCCACCGCAAATCCTCCTCCGTGACCGTCCGAATTGCGCCGGGGAAACCGGCCTCCTCTTCCTTTGTTGCCGATGAGACGATCCACAACATCTTCTCCTTTTTGCCCATCGAAGACGCCGTTAGGACCAGCGTCCTCTCCAAGCGCTGGCGGTCCACCTAAAACTCCACCAACCACCTTGTATTCGATGGATTCCGGCCTCGCAATCGCGACGCTCGCTCCCTCGACGGCAGCGTCCTGAGCCAGTGCACCTTGCCCACGCTGAAGAAGTTGCACGTCACCAACTTCAAGTACCGCCACCGCTACTGCCCCAAGCTCGATCTTTGGCTCCACTTCGCACTGGGGCGCCGTGTGGAGGATCTTCGGATGTGGCTGATCATTGACGGTGCATGCATAATTAATTCGGCAAATATAGGATGATGCTTAActcactagatttgggcaaggctcaacctcgccaatGGTTGGGTAAGCTTACCTGGCCATCggcaaggctagcctcgccttggcctagATATATTAGTAGCGTTAACCATATATTGTattaaggaaaatttcaaataaggaatcgaagtgaatctattttctcaaataaggacccaaagtgaacTTCGTGTCATATAAGAACCGAAGTTGGCCCATTGTGACCCGAAATgaaataaggacccgaaattaatctctattgaggacCTTAGTTCACTGGCAGATATTTTCCGGTgattaaaataggggcaattttgtcaaaaatttgtgattggaaaaaatggaaaattataatttaattaagtttaggtgaTTCATTTAGATATTTAcgttttattctttcttcttcccctgctGCTCCTTAACCAAATCACTACCCGGTCATCATCGTGACTCGATTCTCATCACTCGTCACCTTGCTCAACTagcggagaatttgggtctccataacaaagaaagaagcatgtggttttcttcttgtttttgaatacGTGCCTCAATtggcggagaatttgggtcttcgactttatgggggatgggtacaaggaatggggagaacTTTGATCTTTGACTTTGTAGAGGATGAGTACAAGGAATGGAGAGACTATAGAAAAcctatgatttttttgtttctattttaagatttgttaatttttcttatatttttgttggacaaaattgcccaaactccgATCATCGGAAATGTCACATGAATATTTGGTTGACTAGCAAGCttaggttcttatttggaattgattcaaccacttcatgttcttatttgagacaatggatCCATTTTAGGTCTTTATCTAACACAAAGTTCAtttcgagtccttatttgagaaaattggttaacttcagatccttatttggaattttcccttgtaTTAATGCTAATTTGGTTATTTGGTTCCTTTAATGGAACAATTTTATCACCACTTTTTAATTGTCATAGAGAGAGAAGGTACCCTATGTAAAGGTGATTAATGTGCGAGCTAGGAGAATGAAAAAGTATGAAATTTatcatttgctttttctcttttcttgccttttctcctcatcttcttcttcttcttcttcttcttcttcttcttcttcctacgTCTTATCAAATTTGTCCGACCTCAACATGACATGTTTATCTTTAGTGACATATCATTAAAAGCCCAAATATGACAAGCTTATTAAATGCCTTACTATGATTAACAAATTGAAGATTCGTGACCGCATGTTTACTTCACGTGTTTAAACATGATTGCTTTCATGACATAGTATTGATTAAGCCAACCGCACGCTTGCCTTGGTGCCATGTAAATGCATTACGTCAAAAATTGCCAGCCTTAGTTGGAGGTGACGTGACTATAAAGTATGGTCGGAGGCAGGGAGGGCTGAGTGGCAAGTGCGGCGACCTCTCGTCGTATTAGGTTGTTGTTCCATAATCATCTTATAGAATATTCTCGCAATATTTTACATGTAAATGCTAGGTGATTGGATTGCCCTCGTGCGATGGTTTTTCTCAAGGAATTATAGGTGATAAGCTTCCAATTCCCAGTATTATTTCCAAAAGATGAAACTACTTGTATACTGGAGGACGAAACGTAGAATTCTCTAaaccttctcttttcctttccgtGGAAATGTATAGAATGActgccattctctctctctctctctctcacatatgCAACGGCTTGTGATGGAAACATTTTATTTGGGCATTGGTggagtttttgtttttgaataatCAACAATAATTACATCTGCTGCAAATGATGATCGTCACTGAAAGATATCCTTTTCTCATGACTTGCTTAAATGTTCTTTGGTTTTTATGCGGGGTAATAGGATATGCCCAAAGAGAGTGCACAAATAGTTTCGTATCAATTCTGTCTTTTTTTCCTGCAATAAGACAGTTTAAATTCTCAAGAACAATATTTACAGCAAAATATGCCTTTCTtgctaagttttttttttttttttttggtaaaaaaaaaatgactccGTAACTTTTCTCTCAAATATTCACTTTTGCATCTTTATTGTTTGACCAATCATGTTAGTAACTTTTTTTGTGCCTATATTAATTAGAAGGGCCAAATATTCACTTTTGCATCTTTATGTTTCACGAATCATGTAAGTAGAAGGGCCAAATGACTTCATTATTCTTCACCTTCTAGAAAACCACAGAAGGTAAAACCATTCGAAAACTCCCGGCGTGTAAAACTGCAagtaaaccctagaatttcaatttcatggcGGAGACCTCCATCCGTGGTGTCGTCCACCGCAAATCCTCCTCAGGCGACCATCCAAGCGGCACCGAAAGAaatccacctcctcctccttcttcttcgagCCCTAGGGATCTCATTAGTGCATGCCTGTGATTAGCATTGTTTCGTGGCGTTTGTTGCCCCGGCTGAGTGACCTCCGCTTTTTGCGGCATTCTAGGCTTTCATGAAGGAGAATCTTGGAGAGTGCACGTATTTATTAATTTGGCAGATAGGATGATATATAACTTTGAAACTTGGAGCTCCTTCCCTCTgttaaattttcaataaatggatCTCGGATGAGTCAATTTTTGGGAGAATGAATGCCCACTAGATCTAGGATCAATGCAACATTCTTAGATGCttgattttcacaagaaaatgtGCATAGAGAGATTATATGGAAAAAGGTTCATTTTTCGGTTCATTATGTCAGTTTCtagagaaaatataattatctGGAAATATGATGAAGAACAATGGACCTAGTCATCTTAGGTTGACAGAACCGGTCATGCTCTCTTATCACTTTGGGCTGCTCTTCCATGATACATCTTTTAGAgtattctcaaaatattttacaatGACAATGGACAAATTCACTTGGAAACTTAGGTCAATGTCAAGGTTCGCCGTCTCATGTAAGTAACTACTAGAATTTTAAGATCTTTCAAAGATTACAAGTTTTCCATGAGAAGCATATGTAAATAGTCTCCTTTTATAAAGAGATTCACTTGTTCATTTCTACTTGTAGTATCCTTATCAGTCTTTTCCCAGCTGCAAGGTAGCATTAAAGGATATTGTAGCTGGATGGGATGTAATTTTGTTATTCTTAATTCATGTtagacaagaaaagaaatattactttaattttctttgttaCTTGTTCAATGTGCTTAGATTCTGTCCCATTTGGAGATGGAAGGGATTTCCATTGTCAATATGGCAGAATCAGAGACTACATGGACTAGTTAGTCAATGGGACTTTCCTGGGATAGCATACATGCTACAAAGTGCACCGTGCTTGAAAAGATAATTCATAGACCTGCCCTCCCCCTATTGAAGGTTTGTTCCTTCGCTATGATTTTTTCAGTTCGCTTCTTTGGTTTGACTTCTTCTTTGCACGAATGTCCAAACAATGAGTTAATACTTTGGGAGCACATAAACGCGATCAATCTTGAACTCTTATTTGTTCCAGCAATTGAAATTCTCTGTCAGTCTATTGAACATTTGTGCAAGGCATTATTAAGTTGTTTTATGTCTTAAAGTAACTGCAATGATGCATTGGAGGTTCTTTTGCTGCCATGTAGCGTTAGAATCTTGAAATAAGAGTTTAGTGATGAGCACTTAGAAAGAGAGCAGGTTTTATATGTGAAGACGAGTTTAAGAGCTTAAACTGATTAAAACTCATTATAATGTAAAACTAACTAGCATCTACAATGGACACATGAAAGttgtttgtttgaaattttagtgagccaatgaatttatttttttcccgtGGATCCACATCTAATGTGAAAATAAGCTTCTTAAATGGGATATCTACA
This genomic stretch from Eucalyptus grandis isolate ANBG69807.140 chromosome 3, ASM1654582v1, whole genome shotgun sequence harbors:
- the LOC120291338 gene encoding putative F-box/LRR-repeat protein At5g02930, with product MVRAYWPLPLISEGCHSLKTPPTMANGSLGTSAETLEFQIHGDALRPPGILRRPSKSRQRKPTFSSFEPRDLISALPDAVIHHIFSFLPLKDVIKTSVLSKRWRCTWTSTTHLAFNGVRPRNHDASSFDFPSLVDSVPEACTSPTVKKFHVTDLQYHEADRPKVDRWLHFVAGRRVEDLCLSLITEMRSMYILPPSLYCWSWLVRLEVSLCRFSWDLTVSWPCLKVLSMEYAELSDDFLRRILRGSPVLESLELRQSVGA